Within the Tessaracoccus flavescens genome, the region CCGGCCGCCTACCTCGCCTACCAGCGCGAGCATCTCGACGACACCCTCCGGCCAGGCGTTGCCTACCCGTTCGTGCGACGGCTGCTCAGCCTCAACGACCTCAGCGCCGACCCGGACGATCCGCTCGTCGAGGTGATCGTCCTGTCCCGCAACAGCCCCGAGACCGGCCTGCGCGTGATGCGCTCCATCGCAGCCCATGAGTTGCCGATCACCCGGGCGATCTTCACGGAGGGCCGCGCACCGTTTCCGTACATGGAGCCGCTCAACATGGCGCTGTTCCTCTCCGCGGACGCCGCCGACGTGAGGCAGGCCGTCGAGAACGGGCTGCCCGCCGGCCATGTGCAGGAGTCACCGGGCCTCGATGACGACCCGCTCGACCGCGGGCTCCGGGTGGCCTTCGACTTCGACTCCGTGCTCGCCGACGACGCCTCCGAGCAGGTCTACGCCTCGGGTGGACTGCACCGCTTCCAGGAGCACGAACTCGCAAACCAGAACCTCGCCCACGAGCCGGGTCCGCTGCGGGAACTGCTGCGCAGGCTCAACCAGATCCAGGCGGAGGAGGAGAGGCGCCGCGAAGATCTGCCGGGCTACCGGATGCGCCTGCGCGTCTCGGTGGTCACCGCGCGCAGCGCGCCGGCCCATGAACGCGCGCTGTGGTCGCTGCGGGAGTGGGGGCTGCGCGTGAACGACGCCTTCTTTCTTGGCGGGATCGCCAAGGGGCCCATCCTCGAGACGCTGCGCCCCCACATCTTCTTCGACGATCAGCAGCTGCACCTGACCTCCGAGTCGGTGCCAAGCGT harbors:
- a CDS encoding 5'-nucleotidase, whose translation is MAGYDLSNRLVIGIASSALFNLDESGRVFNEQGPAAYLAYQREHLDDTLRPGVAYPFVRRLLSLNDLSADPDDPLVEVIVLSRNSPETGLRVMRSIAAHELPITRAIFTEGRAPFPYMEPLNMALFLSADAADVRQAVENGLPAGHVQESPGLDDDPLDRGLRVAFDFDSVLADDASEQVYASGGLHRFQEHELANQNLAHEPGPLRELLRRLNQIQAEEERRREDLPGYRMRLRVSVVTARSAPAHERALWSLREWGLRVNDAFFLGGIAKGPILETLRPHIFFDDQQLHLTSESVPSVHIPFGVRNAEPRPGRGGPPTSRTPPPSDTTMQHTWLP